In the Sinomonas cyclohexanicum genome, CCGCGTTCGAGTACACGTTCTGGACATCGTCGAGGTCCTCGAGCGCATCGACGAGGCGCACGAACTTGCGCGCGCCATCGGCATCGAGCCCGACCTCCATCGAGGGGACGAACTCGGCCTCATCGGTGTCGTACTCGATGCCTGCCTCGTTGAGGGCGTCGCGGATGCCCTGGAGGTCGCTGGGGTCCGAGTACACGATCCAGTTCTCGCCTCCGTCCTTGACCTCCTCGGCGCCGGCGTCGAGGACGGCCATGAGCAGGTCGTCCTCGGACAGGCCGTTCTTCGGCAGGCTCACCACGCCCTTGCGGGTGAAGAGGTAGTTGACGGACCCCTGGTCCGCCATCGTGCCGCCGTTGCGCGTCACGGCGAGGCGGACGTCCGCCGCCGCACGGTTGCGGTTCTCCGTGAGGCATTCGATGAGGAGCGCGGAGCCCTGCGGGCCGCGGGCCTCGTACGTGATCTCGGTGTACTCGATCGCCTCGCCGGTCAGGCCCGCGCCGCGCTTGATCGCACGGTCGATGTTGTCGTTCGGGACCGAGTTCTTCTTCGCCTTGCTGACCGCTAGGTCGAGGGCGGGGTTGCCGGAGAGGTCTGGGCCGCCCATCCGGGCCGCGACCTCGATGGTCTTGATGTACTTCGCGAACGCCTTGGCACGCTTGGCGTCGATGACGGCCTTCTTGTGCTTGGTGGTCGCCCATTTGGAGTGGCCGGACATGCCTATGCTCCTGTCCTGATCATGCGGATGAAAAGTTCATGGATCCGTGTCTCGCCCGTCACCTCGGGGTGGAAGGATGTCGCGAGCAGCGCTCCAGAACGCACTGCGACAATTCTAGACCTGCCCCCAAGCGTGGCCGTGTGCGACGCGTGGGCCGGGTCGACCTCGGCGAGGACTTCGACGCCCGGACCCACCCTTTCGACCCACGGACCGCGGATGAACACCGCATGCACCGGTCCCCCCGCCTGGTCGACCTCCTTGAAGTCGAGGTCCGTTTCGAACGACTCCCGCTGGCGGCCGAAGGCGTTGCGCCGCACCGTGATGTCCAGGCCGCCGAAGGACTCCTGGGGGCGGCCCGAGAGGTCCTCGGTCGGGTCGGCGATCTCGTCAGCGAGGAGGATCATGCCCGCGCACGAGCCGTACACCGGGAAGCCGGCGCGGATCTTGGCCCGCAGCGGCTCGGTGATGCCGAACGCGCGTGCGAGCTTGTCGATCGTCGTGGACTCTCCGCCGGGGATGACGAGCCCGTCCAGCCCCTCGAGCTCCTCCGGCCGCCGCACCTTCACCGCACGCGCCCCGGCATGGGCCAGCGCCGCGAGATGCTCGCGCACGTCGCCCTGGAGCGCCAGCACGCCGACAACGGGCGCGTCCGGTGTCACGTCCGACGAGGATGGAAGAGGGGGGTTCTGGGTCACCATGACAGTGTAGTCACCCCCGCCCGGCCGCCCGGCCCGGAGGCCCGCCGGTAGCATGGACCGCGGACCTTCACTTCCGACAGATGAGGACAGCACTATGTGCGGAATCGCCGGATACTTCGGCGCTGGGCTCGAGGAATCACTCCTGAAGGAGATGAACAGCTGCATCGTGCACCGCGGGCCCGACGGCGAGGGGTACTTCGCAGAGGGCAACGTGGGCCTCGCCCACCGCCGGCTGGCGATCGTCGACGTCGCCCACGGCCAGGAGCCCATGGTGAGCGCCGACGGCGAGACCGTCCTCGTCTACAACGGCGAGGTCTACAACTACCGCGAGCTGCGCGCCGAGCTCGAGCAGCTCGGCCGCAGGTTCCGCACCGCCTCGGATACCGAGGTGGTCCTCCAGGCCTACGAGCAGTGGGGCACTGAGGCGTTCGACCGCTTCAACGGCATGTTCGGCCTCGCTCTCCTCGATCGGCGCCGCAACCAGCTGGTGCTCGTCCGCGACCACTTCGGCATCAAGCCGCTCTACTGGGCCAACGCGGGAACGGAGCACGAGCCGCAGCTGCTGTTCGCCTCCGAGATCAAGCCGATCCTCGCCACGGGCCTCGTCGAGGCCAAGCCCAACGAGCGGATCCTGTACCGCTACCTCCAGTACCGCATCCACGACGACACGGAGGAAACGTTCTTCGAGGGCGTGCGCAAGCTCCTCCCCGGCGAGATGATGACGGTCGAGCTGGATTCGGGCCGCTTCCGCATCTCCTCCTACACGCGCCTCCGCGAGGAGCTCGCCGAGCTTGCCAAGGTCAACACGCCGTACACGCCGGACGTCGTCGACGAGTACCGCAGGCGCTTCACCGAGGCCATCCGGATCCGCCTGAACTCCGAGGTCCCGGTGGGCAGCGCACTGTCCGGCGGCCTCGACTCCTCCGCCGTCGTCGTGACGATCAACCGGCTCATGCAGGAGAAGGCCGAGGGCCTCGAGGCCGTCGGCGCCAAGCAGAACACCTTCAGCGCGGTGTTCCCCAACGCGATCAACGACGAGGAGGCCTACGCCGACGCCGCGATCGCCGTGTGCAGCGGCAACGTCGAGGCCCACAAGATCAAGCCCACGCCGGAGGGCTTCGATGCCGACCTCGTCGACTTCGTGCGCACCATGGAGGAGCCGATCATCTCCTCGGGCCCGTACGCCCAGTACTGCGTCATGAAGGAGGCCTCCAAGCACGTGACCGTGCTCCTCGACGGCCAGGGCGCCGACGAGATGATGGCCGGCTACATCCCCTACTACTTCGCCTACCTGCGCCAGCTCAAGGCCTCCGGCGACTACGCGACGCTCGCCAAGGAGTCGTCGTCGAGCCTCGACATCTTCTACCGCCTCGGCCGGTTCCGCCTCGCGGGCATGGCCAGCGGCAAGAAGTCCGTCGCGATGGGCACGCTGCTGAAGAAGTCCTGGACGGAGAAGTTCTCCGGCGAGTCGTTCGGCAACATCCCGGCCAACCTCAAGGCCCGCCTCATCGACGACCTGTTCGCGAAGTCGCTCCCTTCGCTGCTGCGGTACGAGGACAAGAACACGATGCGCTTCTCGCTCGAGGGCCGCGTGCCATTCCTCGACAAGGAAGTGGTCAAGTACCTGTTCTCCCTCTCGGACGAGGCGATCATCAAGGAAGGCTGGAACAAGCGGGTGCTCCGCGACGCGACGCGCGGCCTCCTGCCCGAGATGATCAGCAACCGGCGCAACAAGATCGGCTTCACCACGCCCGAGGCGGAGTGGTTCAAGCTCATGAAGGAGCGCCTCTACAGGATCTTCATGTCCAACTCGTTCTACTCGCGCCCGTACTGGGACCGCGAGCAGGTCCTCACGGCCTTCGAGGAGTACCTCAACGGCAAGAACGACGCCGACACGATGATCTTCTGGCGCCTCCTGAACGTCGAGCTCTGGCTGCGCGAGTTCATCGACAAGGACGAGGCCCCGGCGGACGTCACGGCGGACAAGAGCGACTACGAGGCGAACCCGGGCAAGGAACTCGACATCGCCTCGAACGGCTCGGTGTTCCGCAGGTATCCGCTCCAGACCGAGGTCTTCGCGAAGGACACCGACCTCGCCGCGGGCGTCACATCGTACGTGAAGCGATTCTTCGAGGGGCTGCCGGACGCGCCCGCGGAGGCGCGTGCCGCCGTCGACGGCAAGAAGTGGTACCTGCTCGTGAGCGAGAAGATCGTCGCGATCACCCAGGGGCGGTCGTTCCCCGTCTGGGAGATCAACGTGACCCCTGCGGCGCGCGTGCTCTCGAAGTTCGTGACGCGCACGCCGGCCGGGATCGGCCTCGGCAGCCCGTGGTCGATGCAGATCGCGATCAACGAGGTCGGCCTGCCGCTCATCGCGAAGGCCGCCGCCGCCTCGGTCGTCGGGAAGCTGCAGGGCAAGAGCGGCGTCTTCTACGACGTGGTGGGCCACAACATCAACGCAATCGACGGCGCGACCCCGTACAGCCTCGGCGCGGCCAGCAACTCGGTGAAGCTCGCGCCCAAGGATCCCGACGGCGTCGCACGTGCGCTCAGCGCCGCGGTGCGCGCCGCCCTCCCGGCCGAGGCCGTGGCGTCCTTCGGTGGCTCCGCCGTCATGGATGCGAACGACCTCGGCGTGGTCGTGATGGGCCACGACACGGATCTGCCCACGGAGACCATCGCGGGCATCTTCAAGGACAACCCGCAGGGCCAGGGCTCTCAGGCCACGCCGATGTCCCTCGTGTTCACGCAGGGCTGACCACCGCGAGGCCATCGCACTCTGGCCCCGGGCATCCCTTGCCCGGGGCCAGAGCCCGTGAAAGGCTCCTTTCATGACCAACCCGCTCCTGACGCCCAGCACGCTCCCCTACGGCCTCCCGGCCTTCCCCGAGATCCGCGACGAGCACTACGCGGAGGCGATCCGTGCGGGCCTCGCGGAGCATCTCGCGGAGATCGAGGCCATCGCGTCCTCGGACCAGGCTCCCGACTTCGAGAACACCGCCGTCGCCATGGAGCGTTCGGGGCAGTTGCTCACGCGCGCCTCCGCCGCGTTCTTCAACGTGGTCTCCTCCCACGGCACCGAAGGGATCCGCGCGCTCGAGACGGAACTCATGCCCGAGCTCTCCGCCCACGACGACGCAATCTACCTCAACCGGGCCCTCTACGCGCGCTTCGCCGCGGTCCCCACCGAGGGGCTCGATCCGGAGTCGGCGCGGCTCGTCTCGGAGTGGCTGGCTGCCTTCCGGCGCGCCGGCGTCGCACTCGACGACGCCGGCCAGGAGCGCCTCCGCGCGGTCAACGCGGAGCTGTCCCGGCTGGGCACCGAGTACGGCCAACGGGTCGCGAAGGGAATCAACGAAGCAGCGATCCTCGTGACGGACGAGTCCGAGCTGGCGGGCATGCCCGAGGACGACCGCGCCTCCGCTGCCGAGGCCGCGCGGGCGGCGGGCCACGAGTCGGGATGGCTCCTGACGTTCATCCAGCCGACGAGCCAGCCGCAGCTCGCCGTCCTCGAGGACCGCGCGCTGCGCCAGCGCATCTTCGAGGCCTCGGTGGCCCGCGGCAGCTCAGGCGGGCCGACCGATGTCCTCGCGCTCGTGACCGACATGGCCCGCCTCCGGGCGGAGAAGGCCGAGCTCCTGGGCTTCAAGGACTTCGCGGAGCTCGCCGTGGACGACCAGACCGCGCCGTCCATCTCGGCGGTCAAGGACATGCTCGGGCGCCTGACGCCGGCCGCAGTGCGCAACGCCGCCGCGGAGGCGGAGATCCTGGCCGAGTCCGCGGGCCATGATCTCGAGCCATGGGACTGGGCGTTCTACTCGGCCCAGGTGCACCGCGAGAAGTACGCGGTGGACGAGCGGGCCCTACGCGACTACTTCGAGCTGGACAGCGTCCTCGCCGACGGCGTCTTCTACGCGGCGGGCCAGCTGTACGGTCTCTCGTTCACGGAGCGTTCCGACCTCGCGGGCTACCACGAGGACGTGCGCGTCTGGGAGGTCTTCGACGCGGACGGCTCCGGCCTCGGGCTGTTCCTCGGCGACTACTTCGCCCGCCCGACCAAGCGCGGCGGAGCGTGGATGAACTCCTTCGTCGAGCAGTCCCGGCTGCTGGGCCGCTCCCCCGTCGTCGTGAACAACCTCAACGTGCCCAGACCGGCCCCGGGCGAACCCGCGCTCCTGACCCTGGATGAGCTGCGGACCGTGTTCCACGAGTTCGGGCACGCCCTTCACGGACTGCTCTCGGACGTGGAGTACCCGCGCTTCTCCGGCACGAACGTGCCCCGCGACTTCGTCGAGTACCCTTCGCAGGTCAACGAGATGTGGATGTTCGCGCCCGAGGTGGTAAGCCACTTCGCGCGGCACCACGAGACCGGTGAGCCGCTCCCCGCGGAGGACCTCGCCCGGCTCGACGCGGCCAGGCTCTGGGGTGAGGGATTCGCCACGACGGAGTACCTCGGCGCGTCCCTCCTCGACCTCGCCTGGCACGGCCTCGGTCGCGGTGACGACGCCGGAGACGCCCTCGCCTTCGAGGCCACGGCGCTGGCCGACGCCGGTGTGGCCGTCGCGCTCGTGCCGCCCCGCTACCGGACCGGGTACTTCCAGCACATCTTCGCGGGTGGCTGGTACGCGGCGGGCTACTGGTCCTACATCTGGAGCGAGGTGCTCGATGCGGACACGGTCGAGTGGTTCAAGGAGAACGGCGGGCTCACGCGCGCCAACGGCGACACCTTCCGCCGCGAGCTCCTCTCGCGGGGCAACTCCCGGGACCCGCTCGAATCGTTCCGGGCCTTCCGAGGCCGGGATGCGGACGTCGCGCCGCTCATCGCGCGGCGCGGCCTCGCCTGAAGATACGGCCCTTGGCCTCTGTGTGACGGCGCTGGCAAGGAGGACAGTGGAGGCCACACGCGAGGAGGAGCCATGCACGTCTTCAAGGACAGGACCGAAGCCGGGCGGGAACTGGCCCGCGTGCTCACCCGGTTCCGCGGGCCCGACACGGTCGTCCTCGGCCTTCCCCGCGGTGGCGTGCCTGTGGCGTTCGAGGTCGCGGTCAGCCTGGGCGCTCCGCTGGATGTCATCGTGGTGCGCAAGCTCGGCGTCCCGTTCCAGCAGGAACTGGCCATGGGCGCGATCGGCGAGAACGGCGTGCGCGTGGTCGACGATCGGGTCAGGTCACTCTCGGGGGTGACCGAGCGCGAGTTCGGTCTCGTCGAACACCGCGAGCGTGAGGTCCTCGAGGCCCGCGTTGCGCAGATCAGGGCCGTGCGGGCACCCGAGGACCTGAACGGCAAGACGGCCATCGTGGTGGACGACGGCATCGCGACGGGGTCCACGGCGAGGGTGGCGTGCACCATCGCACGCGCACTCGGGGCGGCACGGGTCATCCTCGCGGTCCCGGTCGGGCCGAAGGACGTGGTCGGGGACTTCGCCGAGGCCGACGAGGTCGTGTGCCTCTCGACGCCGTCGCCGTTCCGGGCGGTCGGCCGCTTCTACAACGATTTCTCCGCGACAAGCGACGAAGATGTCCTGCACCTCCTCGACGCCGCGGCGCGCCGCCCGGTGCCGGCGTCACGTTCAAAAGGTCCCGCCCCGAGGCACGAGGACGTGCTCATCCCGGTCGACGGCGTGACCATCCAGGGGAGCCTGCACCTGCCGGCGACCGCCGGCGTCGTGGTCTTCGCCCACGGCAGCGGCAGCAGCCGCCACAGCCCGCGCAATCGCGCCGTTGCCCGCGTCCTCCAGGACGCCGGACTCGGGACGCTCCTGCTGGACCTGCTCTCCCCCGACGAGGAGCTCGAGCGGCGTGCTGTGTTCGACATCGGCCTCCTCGCCTCCCGCCTCTCCGCGGCGACAGACTGGCTCCGAGCCGGGGCCGCTGGCGTCGAGAGGCCGATCGGCTACTTCGGGGCGAGCACCGGGGCGGCCGCGGCGCTGTGGTCCGCGGCCGATCCGGATGCCCGCATCGACGCCGTGGTCTCACGGGGCGGGCGCCCCGACCTGGCCATCCAGCGGCTCGGAGCGGTGCGTGCGCCGACACTCCTGATCGTGGGCGGCGCGGACCGCCAGGTCCTCGAGCTCAACCGCGAAGCGGCACGGCACCTCACGTGCCCGAACCGGCTCGAGATCGTTCCCGGCGCGACCCACCTCTTCGAGGAGCCCGGGGCGCTCGACGCCGTCGCCCGCCTAGCGCGCGACTGGTTCGTCGAACACCTCGGTGCGGCGGCCGTCGGCGGGGAGGGCCCGGCCTGAACGGCACCGTCACGCGTGATGCGCGGCGACGTAGGCCACGAGCCCGCCGAAGGTTGCGACCAGTGGGTAGTCCCGCTCGGGGACGTCCACGCCGGTTGCCTTCGCGATCTGCTCGATGAGGCGCAGGAAGTCCAAGGAGTCGAGGTCGAGGTCCTGCCTGAGACGGTCCGAGTCGGCGATCTCGTCAGGCTCGAGCTCGGGTGCGATCTCGCGCAGCGCGGCGAGGGCCGCCGAGCGTGGGTCGAGGGTTGTCATAGCTCCTCCGGGGCGAGCAGGAGTTCGTGGACGCGGGCGAGGTAGCGGCCGCCGCCCAGGCCGTCGCTCACGCGGTGGTCGGCCGAGAGGGTCGCCGTGACGGTGGGCCGGACGCCGAGCATCCCGTTCTCGGCCCAGGGCCGCTCGACCACGCGCCCGAACCCGACCATCGCGACCTGCGGCGGGACGATGACCCCGAAGACGGACTCGACGCCGAGGTCCCCGAGACTTGTGACCGTGATGGTCGCGTCCGCCATCTCGGCCCGCAGCAGCCGGCCCGCACGCGCACGCGCCGCGAGGTCGCGGAGCTTCGCCATCAGGTCGTCGACGGTGAGCGTGTCGGCGTCATGGAGTGCCGGGGCCACGAGGCCGCCGCCGCGCAGGGCAAGCGCGACGCCGAGGTGCACGTGCTCGCTCGGGGCGAAGCCGCTCTCCGTGAAGAATCCGTTCATGCCGGGCACCTCGCGGGCCGCGACTGCCGCGGCCTTGAGCAGGAAGGCCGCGGGGACGAGGCGCTCGGAGACGGGCCGCGCGAGGTTGCGGTCCTGCATGAGCGCGACGGTCCTGCCCAGATCGATCGTGGTGCTGAGGTAGTAGTGCGGGATGGTCGCCTTGGACCTGGCCATGAGGCTGCCGAGGGCCGCCCGGAGCGTCGCGGCCTTGCCCTGCGGCTGGTCCGCGCCCGACGGCGATGCCTCCTCGGGCGCGGGCTGTGGGCTCGGCCGGGTGGTCGCCGGCCCGTCCGCCTGTTCCGGCCCGGCTCC is a window encoding:
- a CDS encoding phosphopantetheine-binding protein, translating into MTTLDPRSAALAALREIAPELEPDEIADSDRLRQDLDLDSLDFLRLIEQIAKATGVDVPERDYPLVATFGGLVAYVAAHHA
- the pdxT gene encoding pyridoxal 5'-phosphate synthase glutaminase subunit PdxT, coding for MVTQNPPLPSSSDVTPDAPVVGVLALQGDVREHLAALAHAGARAVKVRRPEELEGLDGLVIPGGESTTIDKLARAFGITEPLRAKIRAGFPVYGSCAGMILLADEIADPTEDLSGRPQESFGGLDITVRRNAFGRQRESFETDLDFKEVDQAGGPVHAVFIRGPWVERVGPGVEVLAEVDPAHASHTATLGGRSRIVAVRSGALLATSFHPEVTGETRIHELFIRMIRTGA
- a CDS encoding YebC/PmpR family DNA-binding transcriptional regulator, with amino-acid sequence MSGHSKWATTKHKKAVIDAKRAKAFAKYIKTIEVAARMGGPDLSGNPALDLAVSKAKKNSVPNDNIDRAIKRGAGLTGEAIEYTEITYEARGPQGSALLIECLTENRNRAAADVRLAVTRNGGTMADQGSVNYLFTRKGVVSLPKNGLSEDDLLMAVLDAGAEEVKDGGENWIVYSDPSDLQGIRDALNEAGIEYDTDEAEFVPSMEVGLDADGARKFVRLVDALEDLDDVQNVYSNADMSDEVMAELEND
- a CDS encoding M3 family metallopeptidase; this encodes MTNPLLTPSTLPYGLPAFPEIRDEHYAEAIRAGLAEHLAEIEAIASSDQAPDFENTAVAMERSGQLLTRASAAFFNVVSSHGTEGIRALETELMPELSAHDDAIYLNRALYARFAAVPTEGLDPESARLVSEWLAAFRRAGVALDDAGQERLRAVNAELSRLGTEYGQRVAKGINEAAILVTDESELAGMPEDDRASAAEAARAAGHESGWLLTFIQPTSQPQLAVLEDRALRQRIFEASVARGSSGGPTDVLALVTDMARLRAEKAELLGFKDFAELAVDDQTAPSISAVKDMLGRLTPAAVRNAAAEAEILAESAGHDLEPWDWAFYSAQVHREKYAVDERALRDYFELDSVLADGVFYAAGQLYGLSFTERSDLAGYHEDVRVWEVFDADGSGLGLFLGDYFARPTKRGGAWMNSFVEQSRLLGRSPVVVNNLNVPRPAPGEPALLTLDELRTVFHEFGHALHGLLSDVEYPRFSGTNVPRDFVEYPSQVNEMWMFAPEVVSHFARHHETGEPLPAEDLARLDAARLWGEGFATTEYLGASLLDLAWHGLGRGDDAGDALAFEATALADAGVAVALVPPRYRTGYFQHIFAGGWYAAGYWSYIWSEVLDADTVEWFKENGGLTRANGDTFRRELLSRGNSRDPLESFRAFRGRDADVAPLIARRGLA
- a CDS encoding phosphoribosyltransferase family protein; protein product: MHVFKDRTEAGRELARVLTRFRGPDTVVLGLPRGGVPVAFEVAVSLGAPLDVIVVRKLGVPFQQELAMGAIGENGVRVVDDRVRSLSGVTEREFGLVEHREREVLEARVAQIRAVRAPEDLNGKTAIVVDDGIATGSTARVACTIARALGAARVILAVPVGPKDVVGDFAEADEVVCLSTPSPFRAVGRFYNDFSATSDEDVLHLLDAAARRPVPASRSKGPAPRHEDVLIPVDGVTIQGSLHLPATAGVVVFAHGSGSSRHSPRNRAVARVLQDAGLGTLLLDLLSPDEELERRAVFDIGLLASRLSAATDWLRAGAAGVERPIGYFGASTGAAAALWSAADPDARIDAVVSRGGRPDLAIQRLGAVRAPTLLIVGGADRQVLELNREAARHLTCPNRLEIVPGATHLFEEPGALDAVARLARDWFVEHLGAAAVGGEGPA
- the asnB gene encoding asparagine synthase (glutamine-hydrolyzing), which gives rise to MCGIAGYFGAGLEESLLKEMNSCIVHRGPDGEGYFAEGNVGLAHRRLAIVDVAHGQEPMVSADGETVLVYNGEVYNYRELRAELEQLGRRFRTASDTEVVLQAYEQWGTEAFDRFNGMFGLALLDRRRNQLVLVRDHFGIKPLYWANAGTEHEPQLLFASEIKPILATGLVEAKPNERILYRYLQYRIHDDTEETFFEGVRKLLPGEMMTVELDSGRFRISSYTRLREELAELAKVNTPYTPDVVDEYRRRFTEAIRIRLNSEVPVGSALSGGLDSSAVVVTINRLMQEKAEGLEAVGAKQNTFSAVFPNAINDEEAYADAAIAVCSGNVEAHKIKPTPEGFDADLVDFVRTMEEPIISSGPYAQYCVMKEASKHVTVLLDGQGADEMMAGYIPYYFAYLRQLKASGDYATLAKESSSSLDIFYRLGRFRLAGMASGKKSVAMGTLLKKSWTEKFSGESFGNIPANLKARLIDDLFAKSLPSLLRYEDKNTMRFSLEGRVPFLDKEVVKYLFSLSDEAIIKEGWNKRVLRDATRGLLPEMISNRRNKIGFTTPEAEWFKLMKERLYRIFMSNSFYSRPYWDREQVLTAFEEYLNGKNDADTMIFWRLLNVELWLREFIDKDEAPADVTADKSDYEANPGKELDIASNGSVFRRYPLQTEVFAKDTDLAAGVTSYVKRFFEGLPDAPAEARAAVDGKKWYLLVSEKIVAITQGRSFPVWEINVTPAARVLSKFVTRTPAGIGLGSPWSMQIAINEVGLPLIAKAAAASVVGKLQGKSGVFYDVVGHNINAIDGATPYSLGAASNSVKLAPKDPDGVARALSAAVRAALPAEAVASFGGSAVMDANDLGVVVMGHDTDLPTETIAGIFKDNPQGQGSQATPMSLVFTQG
- a CDS encoding dihydrolipoamide acetyltransferase family protein; amino-acid sequence: MRELTMPSLGADMEHGKIVEWLVKPGDTVHRGDLIAVVDTDKTIMDVESFEDGVIGEYLVPLGETVSVGTPIVRLDERTARPEAPPEPPRPAAEHVGAAQAAPAAHAAPAAHAASHHVRSSPLARRLAARLGIDLGTVEGTGPQGSVSEADVRRAAVQGAGPEQADGPATTRPSPQPAPEEASPSGADQPQGKAATLRAALGSLMARSKATIPHYYLSTTIDLGRTVALMQDRNLARPVSERLVPAAFLLKAAAVAAREVPGMNGFFTESGFAPSEHVHLGVALALRGGGLVAPALHDADTLTVDDLMAKLRDLAARARAGRLLRAEMADATITVTSLGDLGVESVFGVIVPPQVAMVGFGRVVERPWAENGMLGVRPTVTATLSADHRVSDGLGGGRYLARVHELLLAPEEL